Within Astyanax mexicanus isolate ESR-SI-001 chromosome 2, AstMex3_surface, whole genome shotgun sequence, the genomic segment TGTTAAAACTTTACATAAAGGTTACAAAGATTAAATTAATTAGTTAAGTGAAaacgtttttttgttgcttgaacGTAAATTCTCGAGTTAAAGTAACTAGTTGACAATTTAATTCAAATAGAATTGTATTGTTGTATGAACTAGACATCAAATCAGTTCTACTAAAATTACTTAGTTTAACTAACTTTTTTCCCTTTTGATACCAATTGAATTCCTTTGTTCACTTAACATGATTTTGACTTCTTTCAAATAGAATTATGTAGTCAATGTAATGTGTCCACTATTTAGTTCTACTAAAATTACTTAGTTTAACCAGCTTTATCCCTTGTTAATATCAATTGAATACCTTTGTTCACTTAACATGATTTTGACTCCTTTTAAATAGAATTATGTAGTCAATGTAATGTGTCCACTATTTAGTTCTACTAAAATTACTTAGTTTAACCAGctttatcactttaatatcaaTTGAATACCTTTGATCATTTAACATGATTTTTGACTCTCTTAATTCAATTCTCTAGCACAGACTTCCCTTTATCTGAAAACGTACCTAATTGACATAAGGTTTATACAACATCTTCCAAATAGTTTAACAATTTGTTACAAACACTATTTTATGTAAAGTTACTGAtaggaaaaaaaaagcaattcaaCTACAACACTTTCAGAAGTTtaataaacaaggaaaaacaGCCTGCTCAGTCCAatccaaaataaattattaaattataaaacacaAATTGTAAGAAAGTTACTAGTTAAATTTAGCTAATGTACAAGTAATAAGCAGAATTTGGCagaatacagagatttttctagcAGTGCTAATGACTAACAGTGTCACAAACAATAAGTTGTACAACAGCACACAACTTCAGTAACTCAGTTGGGGAAAAAAACAGCCTATAACAGCTTATATGTGCTTGTGAAAAGTTTGATCCATTCTAGTTGAAAGCTAACAACTTTGAGCtgagcaatatgacaatatttcattgtataataataataaaattagcaATAATACACATCTGTGTATAATGTACATTTCATCAGTACTAAAAACACCCTGACCAATTGCACGTTTGATTACAGTTATAACTAGTCTAAGTGCAGCACATtgtttaagaatctgccactacTATGCATTTTTCTGATggaaaataatattaatgcattGCCAATTTAGAAAAATCAATTACCCCACCCAcactagaagggtgaagactaacacatgcctcctatATAACATAGGTCAGACACTGGTTCTTTTTTAACTGTTTGAACAGCATCATTGGGTTACTAATTCACAAACATTGAGCGGGTGATTATATGGAGCTCTGTCTCCCCCccatcagagagagcaaggccaattgtactctctgaGGTTCTGTCTGCCAATGGTAAGCAGCATTACCCGGGACTGATCCACGGATTAGTAGCTGGACCATTGCAATccctgtaataaaatatttatcataCCACTCAGCCCTACTTTCACCTAAATtggctgaatttttttttttatcaagttgtGCAGCAGTGTAGAGCTAAAACTCTttatctgaaacaacaaaaataactaCAAGCATGTTTGCTCAAACAGGAACCATGAATACCAGAAATCAACTTACATAGTATCCTGAATACAGTCCAACAGACCTTGCAGAATAAATTCTTACATTATGGAACTTGGCAATTatactttgttaaagaaaaaaagtaaagaagtcAAGAGTGGCCAAATGAGATTGAATAATACATCTATTAGCACCTTAGttctaactaaataaaatattacaacacATAACCTAAATATAAGCTACGGGAGGTATGGATAGCTAAGAAAAAtatgaccatttaaaaaaaataaaaaaataaaaaaataagcctgTAAATTTCTCTATAATGAATCCCTTCAAACCACTCTGAACGACCTCTTTACACCTGATCAAGTCAATTATATAGAACTTTGCATGTAGTCTttaacatttcagaaaaaaatattatgctCAGTTTAAGCACGTTTCAGATAAACACAGCACACTCTTGGGATATCCACTGACTGCTTTACCACCTACAGAGTTTTACACAAGAGTCTGTTTCTGAGTCCGTGAACCCTAGCAGAACACTGTTCACCTCCAATGTTCATTAAAACCTTCTGAATGACCTCGAAGGTGTAGCGCAGTTCCTTGGGGTAGTCAATATTAAGTGCGAATAACAGACCAACAAGCATAGCTACCGCATGGGGAAAGTCAGGAATGCCATTCAGGATGATCTGCTCTTCCAGTACCACTGAAAAGTCAATGACGTCCTCCTCTTCTTGTATCAGCAAGACACCAATACTTACTCCTTTTGCCATCTGCTCCTCACTCTCTGTAGTCTACAAGTGAGAAAAGAGTTAACTACTAAATTAGTGATGGACAATCAATCTAGCAGGCagtaattttacacacacacacacacacacaattaaataaatgtttaaaaataagaatatctttgaaaagttactttgatTCAGTAATTGAGTTAAAAAGGTGAATCTCATATATAgatctatttaaagcgtttattcattttattattgatgattatggctcacagccaacgaaacccaaaaatcagtgtatcagaaaattagaatattatataagaccaattggtactttctgcagtgtgggcagtgtgccaagtcctgctggaaaaattaaatctgcatctccataaaagttgtcagcagattttccaggaaacactgcactgattttagacttgataataaaacacagtggatcaacaccagcagatgacatgcatctctaaaccatcactgatcatcagtaaattttacatttcatttgtaaatcaagggagcagagtctggaggaagagtggagagacacacagtccaaactgctcgaggtctagtgtgaagtttccaccaatcagtgatggtttggagagacatgtcatctgctggtgttgatccactgggaTATATtgtcaagtcttaagtcagtgcagtttttttcccacaaaatcttacagcacttcatgcttccctctgctgacagcttttatggagatgcggatttcattttccagcaggactggaaaCTGAGcaaactgctcacactgccaaaagtatcaattggtcttatacaatattcaaattttctgatacactgatgtttgtaagccaaaatcatcaacaataaaataaataaacgcttaaaatagataactctgtgtttaatacatctatataatatatgtgtttcacactttaaactgaattactgaaataaagtaactcttcaaagatattctattttttttttgagatggccctgtatatgaTGAACAAAAATCTATATAATTTGAGTGTAACTAACATTGTTACTAAGCATGCATTTGTCTGCATAAAAGATAAAGATTAGatgcaaaataaaaatagaaaattccaGTCAAGCTTACCTCAGCAATCTTTAGAAGTTTGGATGGATCCTCCCTGAGAAAATGTGGCAGGCCTCTCAGAATGACTGCCCTTTTCTTTTGAACTGAATTCTGTTGAAGACAGCACACTCTTAAGACAAAGTGACAGTGCACATTGGTTTTCACCACAATCAAAACAATTAACATTGGGTATGTCCGAATACATTCTGATGCTAGAACGTTAtgtattcaaaaaaaaaaaatctttatgtaCATACTACAAATAATCTAATCCAACAAGACCAAATGTATATCACTAAGTGTAACCTAAGTTTTCAGCTGGCATGGTCATTACTTTGTGTCCTGAGTTGCAGACATACTGGCCCCTCACAGGGCAAAGCACACAAgtccacattaaaaaaaagagctAAATAAAAGAGAATGTGTGGCAGATGAGTATGCATGGCATGTTCTGGCCTATACATTTCCACACTTGTACTCACATCATCATCAATCAGAGACAGGAGGCTGCTAAGTGCTTGAATGCAGTGACTCTTGGCCCTAAACATCTGCAAGAATCTTTCCATATACTGATCCAGCCCAGAAACAAACGTGTCCCACAGGTCAGTGGAAGTTAGTCGAGCAAATTCAGCCTCAATCTACAAAACAAAGCAGAACTAACAAATTATTCATTGTTACCTAAATAATTATGGTTTATGTAATTGCAAAAATTTAACAATTTATCCATATGAAGCTagttcacacaaaaaaaatatattttcaacatagcatagtagaggtgtgccaaaaaatcgattcacataagaatcttgattctcatttactacgattcagaatcgatttaaaatgtcccaaaatcgattctgaggggcgggttttagactgattttgggctgggtatttttgttggacctggcaaccctggggatagcgcttgtcctttcaaacggagatcttccagacacacacagagcgtaggtgtttgagaatcaccggtaagatggcagaacaagcactatattacattagattaacgtgtagtttcaatgttttatggcagaatgcttcataacaagcataaaaaagatcgctagtagttagtttcagtaactgttagctagctaactagctaactttccagttccaccttaaataacgctacaggtggcagcgggctgcagcatttaaggcggaacggaaaaatacaataagctaatcagagctaatttcagctcctcatcacagaggaattaaggaatggaccatatgaattaatttctccacctcctgccccctttctgaagaaatacaacgaccttaaattaactagttaatcagcagctgctcctgaactttagcgctccactgctatcatcacatcagcccagcagcgtcacctacacaccaccgctagtagcctggtaataaagcagtgttatttattatttatttattgttcattaacgtcattgtgatatcccagtgattcctctgtcactgaggacccacattcctgcacattttattgtttttgtaacacattacctgctccaggaccagtgtatattatggagggtttttttttcaataagattcataagccagaagcagaaatttttataattcaaatcgttttgaatcaaaaatcgattttgaatcgaatcgtggcccccaaaatcggaatcgaatcgaatcgtgagatagtaaacgattcccacccctatagCATAGACTTACCTGTGTATCTGTGAACAAAGCTGGCCACTTGGCCTTCACTTCTGCCACAAGTGGTTGTTCTTCAACTATTTATTTTCGCCGCAGAGGGAATGTGCTGGCCATCATATCAGTAACTTTCTTCCAATCaactttcttcttctttatctctgCAACAATGGCTGCCCTCTCCTCTTCCAGCACATTCTGCGTTTTGCCTTCAGGAACATCCGGAAGAAAGTTGACTTCAGACTTTTTAGCTTTCTTGAGCTTCTGCTTTGGTCCTGAATTTCGGCGATTCACTGTTAGCTCTGAACATCCAGACACACGAAGCTTGTTGCGGTAATTTcccattttaaactttaaactgaaCTTCCAGCAGTACCACCCCTTCACAGATCCAGGCTCTCTCAGGCAAGGATGTTTCTTAACAAGGCTCTGTGCAACAATGTCATACTGCTCTCGAGATGGGTATGCTGAGTATTTGTAAATTTCTTCAGCCAATTTTTCAAGTATCTCAGATTTAGTGTCTTTATTTGTAATCAGAAGGGTTCCATTCTCCTGGTAGGCTTCATTACCACGTTTAAGCTTCAATTCCACATCGTATGAGAATTTTGGAATCACAAAAGGGTCAGGCCATGGCCGACGGCAGGAAGGAGTGTCCTCCATGGAAGATGATGAGGGCGACGAGAGACCTGCCGTGTCCAACGTTGAGTCAGTCTGAGGGGACTCGGGGATTTGCTTGAGGATTACCTTTAAAGTGGCCTTCTCTTTTGGAAGTTCAGACAAGCTTGACAAGTTGCAGAACTCATTGCCAAAGTCTGGATCTTGAAATTGAACTACAAAGTCAACTCCCAATCCAAGCTTGCATttcaaaaaagaataaaaggaaTCAAGAGTCTCTGGCTCACTGTCAGTTTGTATCTTCCTAATATCATCCTTGTTTATAATGATTCTTAGCAACATTTTGTACACTAGgggagagggaggaggggagagaaggagagagaaaaaaaaactcactataTTGCCTCATCACACTGTTTTGTTTCTCATTCACCAGCTCCTTGTTCAAAATTTCACATTCTACATTTAACAATACACTACAGTGTCTTGGTTACATTAAAGgtggaattattattttaaagaagcTGATGCATTACAAGCTATTTATATTTGTGCTATTATTTTTTAGCCCATATAAAGACACTAGCACTTAATAGACAATAGTATGTACTGTGGGGTCCAGACCATGGAAGAAAATGGTAaagggaggataataaagtatgcatagAAATCAAATGACTCACTAATCATATAATGTCCTATATGTATAGTGAAGCTGATAAGTGGACAGTGAGTATAGAAACAAGGATGTGGTTATTATGTTCTGAatggacaaaacaataaaattgtTTATGTCTTTTACACTTAAATGAGCAAGACATACAATTATACATGAACACCACAAAACAATTCTAAAAAATTGCAACATCTTATAACGTGGTAATGTAAAATTTATAACTATTTTGTATTTGACTAAATTTGGTGAAATTTACCTCAATGGAGCAGAAACCCTTTTGGAGAGATCAGAAGTCTGCCTTTCACCATATACGCTGACAGGGGGAAGTAGTCATTGAGCTCCTCTGGCTGGACTACAAGCAGCTTTGCAGAGTGGTTCTTGCAGACTTCATAGCATCTGAGGTGTTCCAGGTACCAAGCTGTATAAGGTTCCACAACAAAACAGGGCTTGTTTTCCACAAATAGCACATtaataattttcccaaaattaggAAGTCCACTTGTGCTTCCAGTGGATAAAAACATTCCTTGAGTGTACTTTGTCCCATGGATAAAGGCAGTTGTGGCAAGAGATACAGAAGTCAAACATCCAAATTTCCTTCTGATAGCATCTTTCACAAAGAGGTCCAAAATCTCAAATGAAACAGTTGAAATTTTTCCAACTTCCACTGTTGGTTTGAACATGTTAGGCATGTCCATGTGATACGCTAACATGAGCTGGTGCCTTGAAGCTAAAGTCACCAAAATGTTCTTGAAGTTATTAACATCCCGGACAACTTTCTTAAAGAAGCTGTGTTTGGCCTCAAATCGTATTGTCCAGAAGTCGAGCAGAGGACCAAAGCAGCGAATTAGATAGGGATAGTGTTCAAGAAAGTGGTGCTTTGGTTTTAGCTTAAACGTAGGAAAAGCTTCCTGTACAAGCTGCCGATGTTCAAAGATTTTGGCCTCAAGGTAGAACAGTTTTTCCTCAGTGAATGTAGATGAAGTTAAAATTTCCAGAATGTCTTTAAGATCCAAAATGACACCCCAAGCTTTGTCGTTCTCTGGTACTTTATCCCCAATTAGCAATGGCAGCAGTCTCAAAAGTGTCCAATTTTCATGCCCGTTCCCCCCAATTGTCCCCTTTAACGTGAATGCCTTTGGAATTGCttgtggtttgtttgttttgtccGAAAACTTGTATGGGAAACGCTGAATGGCAGTATTCAGTTCCTCTAAAGTAAAATACTTCTTGCCAATCAATGtctttaaacacaaacacagctccACAGGCACTATTCCCTCTAGCAAATCATGTAACAAGTCAGGTGGAAAGCCCGTTATGCAGTGAAAATaatttagttcatttaaaacacAGTCACCCTTAACTCCGTCAACAACTATGCTCTCGTGCTCTTTAAGGCTCTTAACAGCTTCATTGTGCAATATTTTTGTTCTTAGTGGAAAGCATCCAGTTCTTACTGATGTACTCTGAATATCACTGCGACTGGCTAAGCAGAATCTGCAAAATTTATCAACAGAGAATGACTCCTGAAAGCCAGCAAACGAATGTGCTCCTAAATTATCTGAAGACACATACAGGACTGTGCCTTTGACAAACGTACCTAGCCTATCAATGTAAAATCCTTTAGTTTCAAGTGTACAAAGCTCTTTAAGCAGTGGTTCAACTATTTGTGCATACCCAAATGTTTTCACATCATTACTATTGCTCAGCAAGGCAAGGTATATACTAGATAGGGCAGATCGGTATTTGGCAGGCAAATTAGCAATTACCCAATAAATAGCAGTTATTTTATGTTTCTTCCTTGAAGTTCCCAAAGGGTTGCAGATTTCAAATTCATCTATATACAATCCTAAAGAAATTGATAATTCTTCTTGAGAAATAATTGGATTCTCTTTAAAATACAGTCCATCATGAAAAGATCTGTACTGACCAGAGAGCGATGGTAGATTTGTTTCCTCTAAAACTTTGTCAATTACATCACACTTGTTCAACAATGCTGGCAACACACCTGAAATTGGAACATAAACAAATGTTTTGTTAAGTAAAGGATCTAACACATACTCCGTTGGCTCAATTACGTTGAATCTTTCCTTGTAAAACAACTGTCTTTTGTATTCAGTTCCCAGTGGTCCACTCTGTGACAGACAACTAAAAGGATTGGTTTCCTGTAAGCTTTCCTTTAACAACTTTAGTGTGGCCTCATCTATATTACAACTGAGCTCTGTAAAAAtgttttctgcagttttttttgaCAGGTCACCTGCTAAAATTCCAATTTCGTGAAGTTCATTGATTATTTCCTGGGTAGCTGATTTAGATACATGCAAGATGGCTTGCATTCGTAGAAGCAAAGATGCAAGTCTATTCCTAATTTTGTCACCAATGCTACCTCGCTCTTCTTCATCATCAGcagcatcctcatcatcatcagacTGAAAATCAAAACTATCACGAACAGCTGACTCAGTGTTATTAGAAGAATACCCACCAGTGTCTAATAGGGGATCAGAGTTTTCACCATGTGGTGGGCCATAAAGAAGCTCTGCtttaaaattttgtaaaaaatCCAAGGCATGATATCGACTTCTGTGAGAGGTAAAACTGGAATAAACTTTTGACTTAAAATTACAACCATTAAATGGGCAGGTGACAGTTTCCTTGTTTTTTAATTGAGTGTTAAGATGACAAAAGTATTGTTTATGATTTGCAGGTTGACTAAATGCACATAGCAGACATCTGactctaaaattcactttttcaccGTAGCAAAATCCATGTTGTCTCACATGTATTCCAAGAGCCTTGTGTGACTTAAAAGAGCACACACAGTCACTGTAAATACAAGGAATCGGTACTCGTCCTCCGTAATGAGAGTGGCTTGATCTGTAATGTCCAAGTATTTTTCGACGATTGTTTGTGAAGTAAGTGCAAAGCTTACATTTCCACTTCATGCATTAACAGCACTCACACCCTCAGATCACAAcctaaaggataaaataaaagaataacaatTAGGGTTGCAACAGGGAGAAATTTTAAggtacaataataattattagtattaCAATTACCCTACATTATCAAcaataattataacaataaatacaaactgcTACAACAATATCGAGTTATaaaattaaatcatgtttatgTTGAGGTAGATGTATATGAGGAAGTGTATAAAACTGTCCTATAAGTAATAGTATGAATACCACACTGTAAACGTGCTTATTATAATCATAATAGATTGAAGGATTTTAAGAGTTTTAGTTCAAGTTAGAATTTAACTCGGCAGGCGTTACCTACAACTCTTACCATTCAATAGGATcttaacattaaaaatgtttttttactgtatatctgTTTTATCTGTGAAATAACTAGTTGTTGCAAATAAAGAggattatttctgacatgattagTATAGCAGAAAAGTCTCTTTCCAAATTTACTAACTAGATAGTGTTGCAGTCTTTAGTAACCTGTAGAAAGGGAAAAGGTGTAATAAGCCAGCTTTTCTTTAACAGGATTCTTGCaccatttaaaagacaaattaaTCATgcattttaagaccttttaagactttaataaatataaattaagaaCCCAAATCATAGCCATTATTACTTTGGGAGAAAATgcattgtattggaaatcaaaacttaaaaatcaaatcaatcaaatatttatcaatattttttatcaaTGTTCATCATTATCTGAGT encodes:
- the LOC125799085 gene encoding uncharacterized protein LOC125799085 isoform X2; the protein is MKWKCVLPALLNKCDVIDKVLEETNLPSLSGQYRSFHDGLYFKENPIISQEELSISLGLYIDEFEICNPLGTSRKKHKITAIYWVIANLPAKYRSALSSIYLALLSNSNDVKTFGYAQIVEPLLKELCTLETKGFYIDRLGTFVKGTVLYVSSDNLGAHSFAGFQESFSVDKFCRFCLASRSDIQSTSVRTGCFPLRTKILHNEAVKSLKEHESIVVDGVKGDCVLNELNYFHCITGFPPDLLHDLLEGIVPVELCLCLKTLIGKKYFTLEELNTAIQRFPYKFSDKTNKPQAIPKAFTLKGTIGGNGHENWTLLRLLPLLIGDKVPENDKAWGVILDLKDILEILTSSTFTEEKLFYLEAKIFEHRQLVQEAFPTFKLKPKHHFLEHYPYLIRCFGPLLDFWTIRFEAKHSFFKKVVRDVNNFKNILVTLASRHQLMLAYHMDMPNMFKPTVEVGKISTVSFEILDLFVKDAIRRKFGCLTSVSLATTAFIHGTKYTQGMFLSTGSTSGLPNFGKIINVLFVENKPCFVVEPYTAWYLEHLRCYEVCKNHSAKLLVVQPEELNDYFPLSAYMVKGRLLISPKGFLLH
- the LOC125799085 gene encoding uncharacterized protein LOC125799085 isoform X1, whose protein sequence is MKWKCKLCTYFTNNRRKILGHYRSSHSHYGGRVPIPCIYSDCVCSFKSHKALGIHVRQHGFCYGEKVNFRVRCLLCAFSQPANHKQYFCHLNTQLKNKETVTCPFNGCNFKSKVYSSFTSHRSRYHALDFLQNFKAELLYGPPHGENSDPLLDTGGYSSNNTESAVRDSFDFQSDDDEDAADDEEERGSIGDKIRNRLASLLLRMQAILHVSKSATQEIINELHEIGILAGDLSKKTAENIFTELSCNIDEATLKLLKESLQETNPFSCLSQSGPLGTEYKRQLFYKERFNVIEPTEYVLDPLLNKTFVYVPISGVLPALLNKCDVIDKVLEETNLPSLSGQYRSFHDGLYFKENPIISQEELSISLGLYIDEFEICNPLGTSRKKHKITAIYWVIANLPAKYRSALSSIYLALLSNSNDVKTFGYAQIVEPLLKELCTLETKGFYIDRLGTFVKGTVLYVSSDNLGAHSFAGFQESFSVDKFCRFCLASRSDIQSTSVRTGCFPLRTKILHNEAVKSLKEHESIVVDGVKGDCVLNELNYFHCITGFPPDLLHDLLEGIVPVELCLCLKTLIGKKYFTLEELNTAIQRFPYKFSDKTNKPQAIPKAFTLKGTIGGNGHENWTLLRLLPLLIGDKVPENDKAWGVILDLKDILEILTSSTFTEEKLFYLEAKIFEHRQLVQEAFPTFKLKPKHHFLEHYPYLIRCFGPLLDFWTIRFEAKHSFFKKVVRDVNNFKNILVTLASRHQLMLAYHMDMPNMFKPTVEVGKISTVSFEILDLFVKDAIRRKFGCLTSVSLATTAFIHGTKYTQGMFLSTGSTSGLPNFGKIINVLFVENKPCFVVEPYTAWYLEHLRCYEVCKNHSAKLLVVQPEELNDYFPLSAYMVKGRLLISPKGFLLH